The following coding sequences are from one Fusobacterium varium window:
- a CDS encoding sugar phosphate isomerase/epimerase encodes MVSKIMIGVRAHDLGEFTIARLEEFIQEIKRYGFTHIQLVLWKSFSDIDPYLTNVSTDQLEMIAKRLKEESIKVTVLGAYYNMISPDLKDRILGEERYEKMLEILKIFNGEVVGTEPGSYNIDFSFNERNHSKESYDIVLDSFKKFSKVAEKNGTNMGLEPVYTLTIWNIEVVKKLFNDLNSKNFKIIFDPVNLIGIENYQQQDELIENMFEIFKDNIVTVHFKDFLVKDRKLIRVSPGKGILNYKLLLSKMKKYNINGILDEVPKEDLEFSKKYVENILNTL; translated from the coding sequence ATGGTTAGTAAGATAATGATAGGAGTAAGGGCTCATGATCTAGGAGAATTTACAATTGCTAGATTAGAAGAGTTTATTCAAGAGATAAAAAGGTATGGTTTTACTCATATTCAATTAGTATTATGGAAAAGTTTTAGTGATATAGATCCATATTTAACAAATGTTTCAACAGATCAATTGGAAATGATAGCAAAAAGATTGAAGGAAGAATCTATAAAAGTAACAGTACTAGGAGCATATTATAATATGATCTCTCCAGATTTAAAAGATAGAATTCTTGGGGAAGAAAGATATGAGAAGATGTTGGAGATTTTAAAAATTTTCAATGGAGAGGTAGTAGGGACAGAACCTGGTTCATATAATATAGATTTTTCATTTAATGAAAGAAATCATTCTAAAGAAAGTTATGATATAGTTTTAGATAGCTTTAAAAAGTTTTCTAAAGTTGCAGAAAAAAATGGAACAAATATGGGATTAGAACCAGTATATACTTTAACTATTTGGAATATAGAAGTAGTTAAAAAGTTATTTAATGATTTAAATTCTAAAAATTTTAAAATAATTTTTGATCCAGTTAATCTTATTGGAATAGAAAACTATCAACAACAAGATGAATTAATTGAAAATATGTTTGAAATTTTTAAAGATAATATAGTAACAGTTCATTTTAAAGATTTTTTAGTAAAAGATAGAAAATTGATAAGAGTTTCTCCAGGAAAAGGAATATTAAACTATAAATTATTACTAAGTAAAATGAAAAAATATAATATCAATGGAATATTAGATGAAGTTCCTAAAGAAGATTTAGAATTCTCTAAAAAGTATGTAGAAAATATTTTAAATACATTATAG